The Oncorhynchus gorbuscha isolate QuinsamMale2020 ecotype Even-year unplaced genomic scaffold, OgorEven_v1.0 Un_scaffold_877, whole genome shotgun sequence genome contains a region encoding:
- the LOC124020686 gene encoding uncharacterized protein LOC124020686 has product MVVVDLLTLGVTTSTLLPTTSCGLVLHRLLVTTSTLLPTTSCGLVLHRLLVTVTTSTLLPTTSCGLVLHRLLVTTSTLLPTTSCGLVLHRLLVTVTTSTLLPTTSCGLVLHRLLVTTSTLLPTTSCGLVLHRLLVTVTTSTLLPTTSCGLVLHRLLVTVTTSTLLPTTSCGLVLHRLLVTTSTLLPTTSCGLVLHRLLVTTSTLLPTTSCGLVLHRLLVTTSTLLPTTSCGLVLHRLLVTTSTLLPTTSCGLVLHRLLVTVTTSTLLPTTSCGLVLHRLLVTTSTLLPTTSCGLVLHRLLVTVTTSTLLPTTSCGLVLHRLLVTTSTLLPTTSCGLVLHRLLVTVTTSTLLPTTSCGLVLHRLLVTTSTLLPTTSCGLVLHRLLVTVTTSTLLPTTSCGLVLHRLLVTVTTSTLLPTTSCGLVLHRLLVTTSTLLPTTSCGLVLQTVSHNINSPPYN; this is encoded by the coding sequence ATGGTAGTAGTTGACTTGCTCACCCTTGGAGTCACAACATCAACTCTCCTCCCTACAACTAGCTGTGGTCTGGTGCTTCACAGACTGTTAGTCACAACATCAACTCTCCTCCCTACAACTAGCTGTGGTCTGGTGCTTCACAGACTGTTAGTCACAGTCACAACATCAACTCTCCTCCCTACAACTAGCTGTGGTCTGGTGCTTCACAGACTGTTAGTCACAACATCAACTCTCCTCCCTACAACTAGCTGTGGTCTGGTGCTTCACAGACTGTTAGTCACAGTCACAACATCAACTCTCCTCCCTACAACTAGCTGTGGTCTGGTGCTTCACAGACTGTTAGTCACAACATCAACTCTCCTCCCTACAACTAGCTGTGGTCTGGTGCTTCACAGACTGTTAGTCACAGTCACAACATCAACTCTCCTCCCTACAACTAGCTGTGGTCTGGTGCTTCACAGACTGTTAGTCACAGTCACAACATCAACTCTCCTCCCTACAACTAGCTGTGGTCTGGTGCTTCACAGACTGTTAGTCACAACATCAACTCTCCTCCCTACAACTAGCTGTGGTCTGGTGCTTCACAGACTGTTAGTCACAACATCAACTCTCCTCCCTACAACTAGCTGTGGTCTGGTGCTTCACAGACTGTTAGTCACAACATCAACTCTCCTCCCTACAACTAGCTGTGGTCTGGTGCTTCACAGACTGTTAGTCACAACATCAACTCTCCTCCCTACAACTAGCTGTGGTCTGGTGCTTCACAGACTGTTAGTCACAGTCACAACATCAACTCTCCTCCCTACAACTAGCTGTGGTCTGGTGCTTCACAGACTGTTAGTCACAACATCAACTCTCCTCCCTACAACTAGCTGTGGTCTGGTGCTTCACAGACTGTTAGTCACAGTCACAACATCAACTCTCCTCCCTACAACTAGCTGTGGTCTGGTGCTTCACAGACTATTAGTCACAACATCAACTCTCCTCCCTACAACTAGCTGTGGTCTGGTGCTTCACAGACTATTAGTCACAGTCACAACATCAACTCTCCTCCCTACAACTAGCTGTGGTCTGGTGCTTCACAGACTGTTAGTCACAACATCAACTCTCCTCCCTACAACTAGCTGTGGTCTGGTGCTTCACAGACTGTTAGTCACAGTCACAACATCAACTCTCCTCCCTACAACTAGCTGTGGTCTGGTGCTTCACAGACTGTTAGTCACAGTCACAACATCAACTCTCCTCCCTACAACTAGCTGTGGTCTGGTGCTTCACAGACTGTTAGTCACAACATCAACTCTCCTCCCTACAACTAGCTGTGGTCTGGTGCTTCAGACTGTTAGTCACAACATCAACTCTCCTCCCTACAACTAG